A part of Kitasatospora acidiphila genomic DNA contains:
- a CDS encoding DEAD/DEAH box helicase, with product MFALHARWLPDAGGVALWAEDARALGRAREAAPGRAVSTHPFAGSAELLTRLLGGIGPGLEWLAGQAAERWLTLTLPGLGGTPVPSPELLGGGARHADSRRDWRVPVLVFEPAQAAQLLGELFDPHWALTSAELPELGRVDVAYGASLRWLTGVHDLAWRLAGGGRVLPGLARVRGAGYARWQPAPTVADHREARALAAGCPPVVRGERPADELLEEALAVLTDREVRVALAERPLRLPQLDADDDELAQRWFAALLVADGPGPLHGPAAELDALAVKLAAWHGAAAPDALRLCLRLVEPLGPDPLDPQGRAVGEHWRVDLLVQAVDEPSLLVPAAELWAGGPAQAALARHAADPQAAYLAALQRAARCCAHLAPALREVRPTELRLDRAGALDFLRTAAPALAAAGFGVLLPGWWQRPPRLGLALTVRPGTPSAVDRATRLDHDALIAFQWQLALDGEPLTAKELADLAAAKRGLLRIRGQWIEADPERIAAAVGFLEREGTGSSPAGPLLRLALDPGALVAGLPVGALRATGVLGDLLHQGDDVPDGGALRLPEAFGTTLRPYQERGVAWLRSLSRFGLGAVLADDMGLGKTVQSLALLALEHDAGQADPVLLVCPMSLVANWRKEVARFAPMLRVHVQHGAGRPTGEALQLAVAEADLVITSYGVLQRDAPQLRAIRWRRVIADEAQTVKNGATAQARALRSLPAAHRIALTGTPVENRLSELHAILDFANPGLLGSAAAFRERYAVPIEQHRSAERTAELRRRTEPFVLRRRKGDPGVLAELPPKQESTVWCPLTAEQAGLYQAVVADLLHRLRGLKGVERKGAVLGAIGRLKQVCNHPAQLLHDRSVVAGRSGKLARLEELLDQSLAAGERTLVFTQYAEFGALLQPHLAARLGTEVLHLHGRLGARRRAELVERFQQDDGPGVFLLSLKAGGTGLNLTAAGQVVHLDRWWNPAVEEQATDRAHRIGQHRTVQVRRFVCAGTVEQRIDELIDTKRELVRSVMPQGERWLTELSTGELRELLTLTEEAIAE from the coding sequence ATGTTCGCCCTGCATGCCCGCTGGCTGCCGGACGCCGGCGGAGTGGCCCTCTGGGCCGAGGACGCCCGGGCGCTCGGTCGCGCACGGGAGGCAGCACCGGGCCGTGCCGTTTCCACCCACCCGTTCGCCGGCTCGGCCGAGCTGCTGACCCGGCTGCTCGGCGGGATCGGGCCCGGCCTGGAGTGGCTGGCCGGGCAGGCGGCCGAACGCTGGCTCACGCTCACCCTGCCCGGCCTGGGCGGCACGCCGGTTCCCTCGCCCGAACTGCTCGGCGGCGGGGCCCGGCACGCCGACTCCCGGCGGGACTGGCGGGTGCCCGTGCTGGTCTTCGAACCGGCGCAGGCGGCCCAGCTGCTGGGCGAGCTGTTCGACCCGCACTGGGCGCTGACCAGTGCCGAGCTGCCCGAGCTGGGCCGGGTGGACGTCGCCTACGGGGCGTCCCTGCGCTGGCTGACCGGCGTCCACGACCTGGCCTGGCGGCTCGCGGGCGGCGGGCGGGTGCTGCCGGGGCTGGCGCGGGTGCGGGGTGCCGGGTACGCCCGCTGGCAACCGGCGCCGACGGTGGCGGACCACCGCGAGGCGCGCGCCCTCGCCGCCGGCTGCCCGCCGGTGGTCCGTGGCGAACGGCCGGCGGACGAGCTGCTGGAGGAGGCGCTGGCCGTGCTGACGGACCGCGAGGTCCGCGTCGCGCTCGCCGAGCGACCGCTGCGGCTCCCGCAACTGGACGCTGATGACGACGAGTTGGCGCAGCGGTGGTTCGCGGCGCTGCTGGTGGCGGACGGCCCGGGGCCACTGCACGGCCCGGCGGCGGAGCTGGACGCTCTCGCCGTCAAACTGGCCGCCTGGCACGGCGCCGCCGCGCCGGACGCGCTGCGGCTGTGCCTGCGCCTGGTCGAGCCGCTCGGGCCCGATCCGCTCGACCCGCAGGGGCGGGCGGTCGGTGAGCACTGGCGAGTCGACCTGCTGGTCCAGGCGGTGGACGAACCCTCGCTGCTGGTCCCCGCCGCCGAGCTGTGGGCCGGCGGCCCGGCGCAGGCCGCCCTGGCCCGGCACGCCGCCGACCCGCAAGCCGCCTACCTGGCCGCACTCCAGCGGGCCGCCCGCTGCTGTGCGCACCTGGCCCCGGCCCTGCGCGAGGTGCGGCCGACCGAGCTGCGGCTGGACCGGGCCGGTGCGCTGGACTTCCTGCGTACCGCCGCGCCCGCCCTGGCCGCGGCCGGATTCGGGGTGCTGCTGCCCGGCTGGTGGCAGCGGCCACCCCGGCTTGGGCTGGCACTGACCGTGCGCCCGGGCACCCCCAGCGCCGTGGACCGGGCGACCCGGCTCGACCACGACGCGCTGATCGCCTTCCAGTGGCAGCTCGCGCTGGACGGCGAACCGCTCACCGCCAAGGAGCTCGCCGACCTGGCGGCGGCCAAACGCGGCCTGCTCCGGATCCGCGGGCAGTGGATCGAGGCCGACCCCGAACGGATCGCGGCCGCCGTCGGCTTCCTGGAGCGCGAGGGCACCGGCAGCAGCCCGGCCGGTCCGCTGCTCCGGCTCGCGCTGGACCCGGGCGCCCTGGTGGCCGGCCTGCCGGTCGGGGCGCTCCGGGCCACCGGGGTGCTCGGCGACCTGCTGCACCAGGGGGACGACGTACCTGACGGCGGCGCGCTGCGACTGCCCGAAGCGTTCGGCACCACCCTGCGCCCGTACCAGGAGCGCGGCGTCGCCTGGCTGCGTTCGCTCAGCCGGTTCGGACTCGGCGCGGTGCTCGCCGACGACATGGGCCTCGGCAAGACCGTGCAGTCCCTCGCACTGCTGGCCCTGGAGCACGACGCCGGCCAGGCCGACCCCGTGCTGCTGGTCTGCCCGATGTCCCTGGTGGCCAACTGGCGCAAGGAAGTTGCCCGATTCGCGCCGATGCTGCGGGTGCATGTGCAGCACGGCGCCGGTCGCCCCACCGGCGAGGCGCTGCAACTCGCGGTAGCCGAAGCCGACTTGGTGATCACCAGCTACGGCGTGCTGCAACGCGACGCCCCGCAGCTGCGCGCGATCCGCTGGCGCCGGGTGATCGCCGACGAGGCGCAGACCGTCAAGAACGGTGCCACCGCCCAGGCCCGGGCGCTGCGTTCGCTCCCCGCCGCGCACCGGATCGCGCTGACCGGCACCCCGGTGGAGAACCGGCTGTCCGAGCTGCACGCCATCCTCGACTTCGCCAACCCCGGACTGCTCGGCTCCGCCGCCGCGTTCCGCGAGCGCTACGCCGTCCCGATCGAGCAGCACCGCAGCGCCGAGCGGACGGCCGAACTGCGGCGCCGCACCGAGCCGTTCGTGCTGCGGCGGCGCAAGGGCGACCCCGGGGTGCTGGCCGAGCTGCCGCCCAAGCAGGAGAGCACGGTGTGGTGCCCGCTCACCGCGGAGCAGGCCGGGCTCTACCAGGCCGTGGTCGCCGACCTGCTGCACCGGCTGCGCGGACTCAAGGGCGTGGAACGCAAGGGCGCGGTGCTCGGGGCGATCGGGCGCCTGAAGCAGGTCTGCAACCACCCGGCCCAACTGCTGCACGACCGCTCGGTGGTGGCCGGCCGGTCCGGCAAGCTCGCCCGCCTGGAGGAGTTGCTCGACCAGTCGCTGGCCGCCGGCGAGCGGACCCTCGTCTTCACCCAGTACGCCGAGTTCGGTGCGCTGCTGCAACCCCACCTGGCCGCCCGGCTCGGCACCGAGGTGCTCCATCTGCACGGGCGCCTCGGTGCCCGCCGCCGAGCGGAACTGGTGGAGCGGTTCCAACAGGACGACGGGCCAGGGGTGTTCCTGCTCTCCCTCAAGGCGGGCGGCACCGGGCTCAACCTGACCGCCGCCGGCCAGGTGGTGCACCTGGACCGCTGGTGGAACCCGGCCGTCGAGGAGCAGGCCACCGACCGCGCCCATCGGATCGGCCAGCACCGCACGGTGCAGGTCCGCCGCTTCGTCTGCGCGGGCACCGTGGAGCAGCGGATCGATGAACTGATCGACACCAAGCGTGAGTTGGTGAGGTCCGTGATGCCGCAGGGCGAGCGCTGGCTGACCGAGCTCAGCACGGGTGAGCTGCGGGAGCTGCTGACCCTCACCGAGGAGGCGATCGCGGAGTGA
- a CDS encoding YceI family protein → MGIFSRKSATATAPAATSTAPAATLDTPSADLAHLTGDYTVDTTHSRIGFSVRHAMVTNVRGEFADYQGTLHLDGSNPAASTAELAIKVESIDTGNEQRDGHLRTGDFFEVERHPEITFRSTAAEQLDSETYRMTGDLTIKGITRPVVLDLDYTGSATDPYGIQRLGFEGRTTVDRTDFGLTYNAALETGGVLIGEKVKLSFDISAVRA, encoded by the coding sequence ATGGGCATCTTCAGCCGCAAGTCCGCCACCGCCACCGCCCCGGCCGCCACCAGCACCGCCCCCGCCGCCACGCTCGACACGCCCTCCGCCGACCTGGCACACCTCACCGGCGACTACACGGTCGACACCACGCACAGCCGGATCGGCTTCAGCGTGCGGCACGCCATGGTCACCAATGTGCGCGGCGAGTTCGCCGACTACCAGGGCACCCTGCACCTGGACGGCAGCAACCCGGCCGCCTCCACCGCCGAGCTCGCCATCAAGGTGGAGAGCATCGACACCGGCAACGAGCAGCGCGACGGCCACCTGCGCACCGGTGACTTCTTCGAGGTCGAGCGGCACCCGGAGATCACCTTCCGCAGCACCGCCGCCGAGCAGCTGGACAGCGAGACCTACCGGATGACCGGCGACCTCACCATCAAGGGCATCACCCGCCCGGTCGTGCTCGACCTGGACTACACCGGCAGCGCCACCGACCCGTACGGCATCCAGCGGCTCGGCTTCGAGGGCCGCACCACCGTCGACCGCACCGATTTCGGCCTGACCTACAACGCGGCCCTGGAGACCGGCGGCGTGCTGATCGGCGAGAAGGTCAAGCTCAGCTTCGACATCTCCGCCGTCCGCGCCTGA
- a CDS encoding MFS transporter encodes MFSSYRQVLTPTGALAFTLTGLLGRLGYAMQGVSLLTAIAVRRHSYALAGTVTAAAMVGVAIGLPLLGRLVDRYGQRRIALPAALLTLAPQLALVLLIHRQAPTWALAATAFASSFGPNLGGMARARWAHLHQDDPTVLHRANALEQALDELCFMTGPVLGAVLCTWQPEAGLLAIAVLTTVGGVLFAAERRTEPPIAPVTAGDGVRPRAHGVPALLAVFFGTGILFGSLEITTLAWTGAHGHSWAAGPLLGLQAAGSCAAGLAFGMLPARGGAVRRLLLGLTAMAALLLLPLGAVGLGGGVALLAPAMLLAGSGTAPTMVSGFTLLQRLLPTGALNAGMAVAVAAIITGSSAGSVLGGLLIQHTAPGAGFVLPAVAAATALLIAHTARHRLRRATVQPTDPAHAAG; translated from the coding sequence GTGTTCTCCTCGTACCGCCAGGTGCTGACCCCGACCGGCGCGCTCGCCTTCACGCTCACCGGGCTGCTCGGACGGCTCGGCTACGCGATGCAGGGCGTCAGCCTGCTGACCGCCATCGCAGTCCGCCGCCACTCCTACGCGCTGGCCGGCACCGTCACGGCGGCGGCCATGGTCGGCGTGGCCATCGGACTGCCGCTGCTCGGCCGGCTCGTCGACCGCTACGGGCAGCGCCGGATCGCCCTGCCGGCCGCACTGCTCACCCTCGCACCCCAACTCGCCCTGGTACTGCTGATCCACCGGCAGGCCCCGACCTGGGCACTGGCCGCCACGGCCTTCGCCTCCTCCTTCGGCCCCAACCTGGGCGGCATGGCCCGGGCCCGCTGGGCCCATCTGCACCAGGACGACCCGACCGTCCTGCACCGCGCCAACGCCCTGGAGCAGGCCCTGGACGAACTCTGCTTCATGACCGGGCCGGTGCTCGGCGCGGTGCTCTGCACCTGGCAGCCGGAGGCCGGGCTGCTGGCGATCGCGGTGCTGACCACCGTCGGTGGCGTGCTGTTCGCCGCCGAGCGGCGAACCGAGCCGCCGATCGCACCGGTCACCGCCGGCGACGGGGTGCGCCCCCGCGCCCATGGCGTACCCGCGCTGCTGGCGGTGTTCTTCGGCACCGGGATCCTGTTCGGCTCGCTGGAGATCACCACGCTCGCCTGGACCGGGGCGCACGGCCACAGCTGGGCGGCCGGCCCGCTGCTCGGTCTCCAGGCGGCCGGCTCCTGCGCGGCCGGGCTGGCCTTCGGGATGCTGCCCGCGCGCGGCGGTGCGGTGCGCCGGCTGCTGCTCGGGCTGACCGCGATGGCCGCGCTGCTGCTGCTCCCGCTGGGCGCAGTCGGCCTGGGCGGCGGGGTGGCGCTGCTCGCCCCGGCGATGCTGCTGGCCGGCAGCGGGACCGCGCCGACCATGGTGAGCGGCTTCACCCTGCTGCAGCGCCTGCTCCCCACGGGCGCGTTGAACGCGGGCATGGCGGTGGCCGTCGCGGCGATCATCACCGGCAGCTCGGCCGGCTCGGTGCTCGGCGGCCTGCTGATCCAGCACACCGCCCCGGGCGCGGGCTTCGTCCTCCCGGCCGTCGCCGCGGCGACCGCCCTGCTGATCGCCCACACCGCCCGGCACCGCCTGCGGCGGGCGACGGTCCAGCCGACGGACCCGGCTCACGCAGCCGGCTAG
- a CDS encoding TetR/AcrR family transcriptional regulator translates to MDEQTGSTPSTGDPTPGPAPDPASAAELPGGRARPKTGKSEQTRALILETAMRLFQERGYEKTTMRAIATEAGISVGNAYYYFAGKEYLIQGFYDRMTLEHATEAQARLRGHTDFAKRLEIALLSWIDCAAPYHEFAAQFFRTAADPSNSLSPFANESHRARATAVDLFRDVLTGSDLRTKLDRELTELLPDLLWLHLMIVVLYWVFDRTPDTERTRAFVRRSTPMAARVIRLSRYRVFRPIVRDAKGLIQDFILPTMGARAGS, encoded by the coding sequence GTGGACGAGCAGACGGGCAGCACCCCCAGCACCGGCGACCCCACCCCGGGCCCCGCCCCGGACCCGGCCTCGGCGGCCGAGCTTCCGGGCGGCCGCGCACGCCCCAAGACCGGCAAGAGCGAGCAGACCCGGGCCCTGATCCTGGAGACCGCCATGCGGCTCTTCCAGGAACGCGGCTACGAGAAGACCACCATGCGCGCCATCGCCACCGAAGCCGGCATCTCGGTCGGCAACGCCTACTACTACTTCGCCGGCAAGGAGTACCTGATCCAGGGCTTCTACGACCGGATGACCCTGGAGCACGCCACCGAGGCACAGGCGCGGCTGCGCGGCCACACCGACTTCGCCAAGCGGCTGGAGATCGCCCTGCTCTCCTGGATCGACTGCGCCGCGCCGTACCACGAGTTCGCCGCCCAGTTCTTCCGCACCGCGGCCGACCCGAGCAACTCGCTCAGCCCGTTCGCCAACGAGTCGCACCGCGCCCGCGCCACCGCCGTCGACCTGTTCCGCGACGTCCTCACCGGCTCCGACCTGCGCACCAAGCTCGACCGCGAACTCACCGAGCTGCTCCCCGACCTGCTCTGGCTGCACCTGATGATCGTGGTCCTCTACTGGGTCTTCGACCGCACCCCCGACACCGAGCGCACCCGCGCCTTCGTCCGCCGCTCCACCCCCATGGCCGCCCGGGTGATACGCCTCTCCCGCTACCGCGTCTTCCGTCCCATCGTCCGCGACGCCAAGGGGCTGATCCAGGACTTCATCCTGCCGACCATGGGGGCCCGCGCGGGGAGCTGA
- a CDS encoding GNAT family N-acetyltransferase, whose product MIDSTVTIRTGTAADALAVADLHTESWRTAYAGIVPPEALGADLAQQRRELWEIRLTADYGPAENTPHLLIAERAGTAGVLGFGYLVPQPDGRVLLDNLHVRPGLTGGGIGAALLTAARAWVAEQHPGAPFYLEVLRDNRRAIAFYERAGGRRTKEGRAPFPGGGELPEYEYTWDRP is encoded by the coding sequence ATGATCGATTCCACCGTCACGATCCGCACCGGAACCGCCGCCGACGCCCTCGCGGTGGCCGACCTCCACACCGAGAGCTGGCGCACCGCCTACGCCGGGATCGTCCCGCCGGAGGCACTCGGCGCCGACCTCGCGCAGCAGCGGCGCGAGCTGTGGGAGATCCGGCTGACCGCCGACTACGGGCCGGCGGAGAACACCCCGCACCTGCTGATCGCGGAACGGGCCGGGACGGCGGGCGTGCTGGGGTTCGGGTACCTGGTGCCGCAGCCCGACGGGCGGGTGCTGCTGGACAACCTGCACGTGCGCCCCGGGCTGACCGGCGGCGGCATCGGCGCGGCCCTGCTGACCGCCGCCCGCGCCTGGGTGGCCGAGCAGCACCCCGGCGCGCCGTTCTACCTGGAGGTGCTGCGCGACAACCGCCGCGCCATCGCCTTCTACGAGCGGGCCGGCGGCCGCCGCACCAAGGAGGGCCGGGCACCGTTCCCGGGTGGCGGCGAGCTGCCGGAGTACGAGTACACCTGGGACCGCCCCTAG
- a CDS encoding LysR family transcriptional regulator yields the protein MPADLHPRLLRGFVATAETLHFGQAAQRLHVAQQALSRDVRTLERLLGRELFARTTRSVALTAAGERLLPQARRFLALQDEMLAPPGGGPVLVDLNSAVTGEDLTVDRILAAARAADPGLQLMARYHGGLAAGARELLAERLDVSFGWFNGLPAVLREQLAHVPVRLEQVALLLPESHLLAGRAVIRLAELVGHPVDICAGNPATTEWAAFGERLLGAHGLTAAPPLAPPVGPAETARYLAQHAVPMLTTTGGPQLPGVVTRPLVEPVPLTLVSLVRRPGPPADGVALLIDQAGQLAAAEGWLTRPPGCWLAAEDEVLLAGA from the coding sequence ATGCCCGCCGACCTGCACCCCCGCCTGCTGCGCGGTTTCGTCGCCACTGCCGAGACGCTGCACTTCGGGCAGGCCGCCCAGCGGCTGCACGTGGCGCAGCAGGCGCTCAGCCGGGACGTCCGGACCCTGGAACGGCTGCTCGGCCGGGAGCTGTTCGCCCGCACCACCCGCAGCGTGGCACTCACCGCGGCCGGGGAACGGCTGCTGCCGCAGGCGCGACGGTTCCTCGCCCTGCAGGACGAGATGCTGGCACCGCCCGGCGGCGGGCCGGTACTGGTCGACCTCAACAGCGCGGTGACCGGCGAGGACCTGACGGTGGACCGGATCCTGGCCGCCGCCCGGGCGGCCGACCCCGGGCTCCAGCTGATGGCCCGCTACCACGGTGGACTGGCCGCCGGGGCGCGGGAGTTGCTGGCCGAACGGCTGGACGTGTCGTTCGGCTGGTTCAACGGGCTGCCGGCCGTGCTGCGCGAGCAACTGGCGCACGTGCCGGTGCGGTTGGAGCAGGTGGCGCTGCTGCTGCCCGAGAGCCATCTGCTGGCCGGGCGGGCGGTGATCCGGCTGGCCGAGCTGGTCGGGCACCCGGTGGACATCTGCGCGGGCAATCCGGCCACCACGGAGTGGGCGGCCTTCGGTGAACGGCTGCTCGGCGCCCACGGGTTGACCGCCGCGCCACCGCTCGCCCCGCCGGTCGGCCCCGCCGAGACCGCGCGCTACCTCGCCCAGCACGCCGTACCGATGCTCACCACCACCGGCGGACCGCAGCTGCCGGGCGTGGTCACCCGCCCGCTGGTGGAGCCGGTGCCGCTGACCCTGGTGAGCCTGGTGCGCCGTCCGGGCCCGCCGGCCGACGGGGTGGCGCTGCTGATCGATCAGGCGGGTCAACTGGCGGCAGCAGAGGGCTGGTTGACGCGCCCGCCGGGGTGCTGGCTGGCCGCGGAGGACGAGGTGCTGCTGGCCGGCGCTTGA
- a CDS encoding DNA polymerase III subunit beta family protein produces MESATRGMRSIGQLARESGLSVSSLRFYDGADVFGPAWVDPQTGYRWYAADQLAAARLLARLRRLGLPLTQIRVVLAAPPGDPVAHRVLDAHLRRLEDGLADARRELSAVRELIDQREQPMTAATTARLTVGRAELAAALAAVRFAVSADPELPMLGGILFDLDGETLTLVATDRYRLAIGRAPVRAEPGTEFSALAPAALADRMRALAEEGAGELVLTVAGGELRAEADGHTVAGERLDLDFPDYRRLTRLGQTHRVEIGSAELRRAVLDGPTRPFTPEHPAGERPAAEVPLTVLAVDRAGALSVVAGEVMTPTAEERLRVAVNRDYLLDALAAGATGQLVLELDGDLGPLAIRAASGEAGGFSILMPVRVS; encoded by the coding sequence ATGGAGAGTGCGACGCGCGGGATGCGCAGCATCGGCCAGCTGGCCAGGGAGAGCGGACTGAGCGTCAGCTCGCTGCGGTTCTACGACGGCGCGGACGTCTTCGGCCCCGCCTGGGTCGACCCGCAGACCGGCTACCGCTGGTACGCGGCCGATCAGCTGGCCGCCGCCCGACTGCTGGCGCGGCTGCGCAGGCTGGGCCTGCCGCTGACGCAGATCCGGGTGGTGCTCGCGGCGCCGCCCGGCGACCCCGTCGCCCATCGGGTGCTGGACGCCCATCTGCGGCGGCTGGAGGACGGCCTCGCGGACGCGCGGCGCGAACTCTCCGCTGTCCGAGAACTGATCGACCAGAGGGAGCAACCGATGACCGCCGCCACCACCGCCCGCCTCACCGTCGGCCGGGCCGAGCTGGCCGCCGCACTGGCCGCCGTCCGCTTCGCCGTCAGCGCCGACCCCGAGCTGCCGATGCTCGGCGGCATCCTCTTCGACCTGGACGGCGAGACGCTGACCCTGGTCGCCACCGACCGCTACCGGCTGGCGATCGGCCGGGCGCCGGTCCGGGCCGAGCCGGGCACCGAGTTCTCCGCGCTGGCGCCCGCCGCGCTGGCGGACCGGATGCGGGCGCTGGCCGAGGAGGGGGCCGGGGAGCTGGTGCTCACGGTTGCGGGCGGCGAGCTGCGGGCCGAGGCCGACGGGCACACGGTCGCGGGGGAGCGGCTCGACCTGGACTTCCCCGACTACCGCCGGCTGACCCGGCTGGGGCAGACCCACCGGGTGGAGATCGGCAGCGCGGAGCTGCGCCGCGCCGTGCTGGACGGCCCGACCCGGCCGTTCACCCCGGAGCACCCGGCAGGGGAACGGCCGGCGGCCGAGGTGCCGCTGACCGTGCTGGCGGTCGACCGGGCCGGCGCGCTGAGCGTGGTGGCGGGCGAGGTGATGACGCCCACGGCCGAGGAGCGGCTGCGGGTGGCGGTCAACCGCGACTACCTGCTGGACGCCCTTGCCGCCGGGGCGACCGGCCAGCTGGTCCTGGAACTCGACGGCGACCTGGGCCCGCTGGCGATCCGCGCGGCCTCGGGCGAGGCGGGCGGCTTCTCGATCCTGATGCCGGTCCGGGTCTCCTGA
- a CDS encoding LysR family transcriptional regulator, whose product MELRQLRYFVTVAEELHFGRAAERLLIGQPAVSQQIRRLERELKVELFDRTPRTVRLTTAGQTFLPAARAVLTAEDAARAVAADLTTGSAGVLRLGTITGLGERLDRILDAFESQAPGMRLELLALPARERLAQVADGRLDAAFVRGTIPAHAPELTHLPLWQDPLVAAIPARHPLAARATLEFADLAELPLRLTERRDNPSLVDLVLNNCHAAGFEPIPGPAPSSALQDTLAAIGSGTPMWTVVYATNAKIMRIPRIAFVPFAAPGLALPTSLALRPGPLSPELELLAATCRADASTGASSGDQDP is encoded by the coding sequence GTGGAGCTGCGCCAGCTGCGCTACTTCGTCACGGTGGCCGAGGAGCTGCACTTCGGCCGGGCGGCCGAGCGGCTGCTGATCGGCCAACCCGCCGTCAGCCAGCAGATCCGGCGACTGGAACGGGAGTTGAAGGTCGAGCTGTTCGACCGGACCCCCCGCACCGTCCGTCTGACCACCGCCGGCCAGACCTTCCTGCCCGCCGCCCGGGCGGTGCTCACCGCCGAGGACGCGGCCCGCGCCGTCGCCGCCGACCTCACCACGGGCAGTGCGGGCGTACTGCGGCTCGGCACCATCACCGGCCTCGGCGAACGACTGGACCGGATCCTGGACGCCTTCGAGAGCCAGGCACCCGGCATGCGGCTGGAACTGCTGGCGCTCCCGGCCCGCGAACGCCTGGCCCAGGTCGCGGACGGCCGACTGGACGCCGCCTTCGTGCGCGGAACCATCCCCGCCCACGCCCCCGAACTGACACACCTGCCGCTCTGGCAGGACCCCTTGGTCGCCGCCATCCCGGCCCGCCACCCCCTCGCCGCGCGCGCCACCCTGGAGTTCGCCGACCTCGCCGAGCTCCCGCTGCGGCTGACCGAGCGGCGCGACAACCCGTCCCTGGTCGACCTGGTGCTGAACAACTGCCACGCCGCCGGCTTCGAGCCGATCCCGGGCCCGGCCCCCAGCAGCGCCCTGCAGGACACCCTGGCCGCGATCGGCTCCGGCACCCCGATGTGGACCGTGGTCTACGCGACCAACGCCAAGATCATGCGGATCCCCCGGATCGCCTTCGTCCCGTTCGCCGCCCCCGGGCTCGCGCTGCCCACCAGCCTGGCCCTCCGGCCGGGCCCGCTCTCCCCCGAGCTCGAGCTGCTGGCCGCCACCTGCCGCGCCGACGCGTCGACCGGTGCGAGCAGCGGCGATCAGGATCCGTGA
- a CDS encoding GNAT family N-acetyltransferase has translation MSEEVAPTDGIEIRSITEGELGAWGDAVSRGFQRAGMPEALEFRRLRNYPGRTLGAFERDKIVGTLRSFPNELTVPGGALLPVSAISGVTVRQTHRRRGLLNRMMARELAGARERGEAAAILVAAEYGIYRRYGFGPATRADGLVVNLHHAEGLRADLPESAGRLDLVSMAELAKYGPELHECWRRSRPGAIGRDEAFWREATGTIEMPGPERKEPFAVVHRDAGGTVTGLLVYSVTDQWDGPNPDCVLTVHDFLALDTVTAVALWRYACSMDWVRSVSIASLAPDDPLPLLLNNPRAARPHPEQWDHTWLRVLDVPAAFGARTYAGPGRVVLDVTDRQGYASGRWLLQADVTGAGTAEPTSEEPDLAIDAAVLGSLYLGAESATRLAAAAQLTELRPGAAFATDRLLGTPLKAYNPDTF, from the coding sequence ATGAGCGAAGAGGTGGCGCCGACCGACGGCATCGAGATCCGCAGCATCACCGAGGGCGAGCTCGGGGCCTGGGGCGACGCAGTGAGCAGGGGCTTCCAACGCGCCGGGATGCCGGAGGCACTGGAGTTCCGCCGGCTGCGCAACTACCCGGGGCGCACCCTGGGTGCCTTCGAACGCGACAAGATCGTCGGCACCCTGCGCAGCTTCCCCAACGAGCTCACCGTGCCCGGCGGCGCGCTGCTGCCCGTCTCCGCCATCTCGGGCGTCACGGTCCGTCAGACCCACCGCCGGCGCGGCCTGCTCAACCGGATGATGGCCCGGGAGCTGGCCGGAGCCCGCGAACGCGGTGAGGCGGCGGCCATTCTGGTCGCGGCGGAGTACGGCATCTACCGCCGGTACGGCTTCGGTCCCGCCACCCGTGCGGACGGCCTGGTGGTCAACCTGCACCACGCGGAGGGCCTGCGCGCCGACCTGCCCGAGTCCGCCGGCCGCCTCGACCTGGTGAGCATGGCCGAACTCGCCAAGTACGGCCCGGAGTTGCACGAGTGCTGGCGCCGCAGCCGGCCCGGTGCGATCGGCCGCGACGAAGCGTTCTGGCGGGAGGCCACCGGCACCATCGAGATGCCCGGCCCGGAGCGGAAGGAACCGTTCGCGGTGGTCCACCGGGACGCCGGCGGCACCGTCACCGGACTGCTGGTCTACTCGGTCACCGACCAGTGGGACGGCCCCAACCCCGACTGCGTCCTGACGGTCCACGACTTCCTCGCCCTGGACACCGTGACGGCCGTGGCCCTCTGGCGCTACGCCTGCTCGATGGACTGGGTCCGCAGCGTGTCCATCGCCTCGCTCGCCCCCGACGACCCGCTGCCGCTGCTCCTCAACAACCCCCGGGCCGCCAGGCCGCACCCCGAGCAGTGGGACCACACCTGGCTGCGGGTGCTCGACGTGCCGGCCGCGTTCGGTGCGCGCACCTATGCCGGGCCGGGGCGCGTGGTGCTCGACGTCACCGACCGGCAGGGCTACGCGTCCGGCCGCTGGCTCCTCCAAGCGGACGTGACGGGCGCGGGCACGGCCGAACCGACCAGCGAGGAGCCGGACTTGGCCATCGATGCGGCCGTCCTCGGCAGCCTCTACCTGGGAGCCGAGTCCGCCACCCGCCTCGCCGCAGCCGCGCAGCTGACCGAACTGCGCCCAGGCGCGGCCTTCGCCACGGACCGGCTGCTCGGGACGCCGCTGAAGGCGTACAACCCGGACACCTTCTGA